In Torulaspora globosa chromosome 1, complete sequence, a genomic segment contains:
- the PEX21 gene encoding Pex21p (ancestral locus Anc_5.86) codes for MSASCQVNPLQQFVSKGDSAQGRGFGFSAQQRPSEQQPLPVEYSFLHEQEGALQGSNMFLAVQQPSSLSHLQASPGPASRSWLNQFSSMKLEDPLSFDSDYRKHYANYESQQLLQTRQRLSNMSPTLNRTMYYQPVNSYFRPPPAEGQPMTDASDSRLDEEFQSLEAELQKENPGSQDENVGFDDEQVEFQRIASEIVESCSSTSHSPSPVSSKLYSSKFMTLMRNVSEGSVTLSRGNSTHSAEFHSSDGEVIGNEFSPVADHVHELS; via the coding sequence ATGTCGGCATCGTGTCAAGTCAACCCTCTGCAACAGTTTGTCAGCAAAGGAGATTCAGCCCAAGGACGGGGATTTGGGTTTTCAGCTCAGCAGCGGCCCTCGGAGCAACAGCCTCTGCCTGTCGAGTATTCTTTCTTGcatgaacaagaaggagctTTACAAGGCAGTAACATGTTTTTAGCGGTGCAGCAGCCATCATCGCTATCGCATTTGCAGGCTTCTCCGGGGCCTGCTTCGAGGTCCTGGCTTAACCagttttcatcaatgaagcTGGAAGATCCGCTGTCGTTTGACAGCGATTATAGGAAGCATTATGCCAATTACGAGTCGCAGCAACTGCTGCAGACACGCCAGCGACTGTCAAACATGTCGCCTACTTTAAACAGAACCATGTACTACCAGCCTGTGAACTCATACTTCCGGCCTCCTCCTGCTGAGGGTCAACCTATGACAGATGCATCGGATTCTAGGCTTGACGAGGAGTTTCAATCTCTGGAAGCGGAGTTGCAGAAGGAAAATCCGGGCTCTCAAGATGAGAATGTGGGATTCGATGACGAGCAGGtggaatttcaaagaatAGCCAGTGAGATCGTTGAGTCTTGCTCCAGTACATCGCATTCGCCATCACCTGTGAGCTCGAAACTGTACAGTTCAAAGTTTATGACTCTAATGCGCAACGTAAGCGAAGGATCGGTTACGCTAAGCCGCGGAAATAGTACTCACAGTGCGGAGTTCCATTCCAGCGATGGAGAGGTCATCGGTAATGAATTTTCTCCCGTTGCGGACCATGTTCATGAATTATCGTGA
- the KEL2 gene encoding Kel2p (ancestral locus Anc_5.88) codes for MAPFNFKKKKETKSSSSASPTLVSTPAKSATPTAAFQTYFQQQRQQQQQQQQQQQQQPVSKHGAAEKQGYPQQHRVYPTPPPSQQRNVSGASTALTQPQRDYTPWNRIKLQNSPFPRYRHVASSYVSNDNRIYVIGGLHDESVYGDTWVIQADETATHFSSKTVDISDSTPPPRVGHAATLCGNAFVVFGGDTHKLNSEGLMDDDLYLFNINSYKWTIPNPVGPRPLGRYGHKISIIATNQMKTKLYLFGGQFDDTYFNDLAVYDLSSFRRSDSHWEFLKPKTFIPPPLANHTMVSYDHKLWVFGGDTLQGLINRVFMYDIMTNDWTIVETTGAKPPPLQEHAAIIYGDLMCVMGGKDEQDVYSNSVYFLNLKSYRWFKFPIFKAGIPQGRSGHSVTLLNNDKILIMGGDKFDYARQGQYDLSTSDTDMGKGTILYTLDLSRLGDLCPGIFDVSEPFNPTTPPIDSSSFASTKTSQPQTNILTPYVPGVDRTPTANRSPQQQDIETPLSKVVDHNSGNEPSASKNSELEIPPRNSNRNAKEIKKPVSPVPALAASEGVQVPRVVSLSSEYKDDQEGTDEEIGIATVASSPLKGDVKYDAGLQRPISTEDRAANQSDLKEAVSIKKLNDLPPGKDERLTDAATHNFTEQPTTDNREQTLDKNVISHLRSELEHLKLLTEEKATEASTYIRQLEEQVRKLTSGSANNAGTINLQTRLDIVEADRDGLQDHVNEMEQLLDAKFLELGTLNDIIKQQNDKIDGLANEALLKEELETLTQKFESQSKENQLLKQKLKEANSNSRQEIKRLSSQIEELLSRWGSKTAAKSSEHGGDNSAGELKYAGKSPHHDAVINRLQQRLDELLTSSDDLKRSHEKLDANYQDLKLKHSTLSEELLTKKSELEKFEGDYKDTLSSATNTSRALEMTQEELQRYKQANKKLKEELEEMIYARESSLGDVSSSMDSKDAAGNNSALSQDSSMKFARYNMKINDLKAELYIIKQERDNLKDEVLELKKKQLVMNDE; via the coding sequence ATGGCTCccttcaatttcaagaagaagaaagagacgaaatcttcgagctctGCATCTCCCACTTTAGTGTCTACACCTGCCAAAAGTGCTACTCCAACGGCTGCTTTCCAAACCTActtccagcagcagcgccagcaacaacaacaacaacaacaacaacaacaacaacaacctGTGAGCAAGCATGGAGCAGCAGAAAAGCAAGGATACCCTCAGCAGCACCGGGTATATCCGACTCCGCCTCCAAGCCAACAGCGGAATGTGTCTGGGGCTTCAACGGCGTTAACACAGCCGCAGAGGGATTACACGCCATGGAACAGAATCAAGCTTCAAAACTCACCGTTCCCACGCTACAGGCATGTGGCATCTTCATATGTGTCTAATGATAATCGCATTTATGTTATCGGCGGTCTTCATGATGAATCTGTGTACGGGGATACTTGGGTTATTCAAGCGGATGAGACTGCCACtcatttctcttcaaagaccGTTGATATAAGTGATTCTACACCTCCTCCCCGAGTTGGACACGCTGCCACCCTCTGCGGAAATGCCTTCGTCGTATTCGGCGGTGATACTCACAAGTTGAATAGCGAGGGACTGATGGACGATGATCTCTACCTGTTCAATATAAACTCTTACAAATGGACGATTCCAAATCCTGTCGGTCCAAGGCCCCTAGGCAGATATGGTCACAAGATCTCCATCATTGCTACTAATCAGATGAAAACTAAGCTTTACCTATTCGGTGGTCAGTTCGATGACACCTATTTTAACGACTTGGCAGTTTACGACCTCTCTTCGTTCAGAAGATCAGATTCGCACTGGGAATTCCTGAAGCCAAAGACGTTTATTCCCCCTCCCTTGGCAAACCATACAATGGTGTCATACGACCATAAATTATGGGTTTTCGGAGGCGACACATTGCAGGGACTGATAAATAGAGTGTTCATGTATGATATCATGACCAATGACTGGACTATCGTGGAAACAACAGGTGCAAAACCTCCGCCTCTACAGGAGCATGCGGCAATTATTTATGGAGACCTTATGTGCGTCATGGGTGGCAAGGACGAGCAAGATGTTTACTCTAACAGCGTCTATtttttgaacttgaagtcTTACCGGTGGTTCAAGTTCCCGATTTTCAAAGCAGGAATACCTCAAGGTCGTTCAGGACATTCTGTAACATTGCTCAACAACGATAAAATACTCATCATGGGCGGTGATAAATTCGACTATGCCCGCCAAGGCCAATACGATCTGAGTACCAGTGACACAGACATGGGGAAGGGAACGATACTGTACACGTTAGACCTTTCACGTTTAGGTGACCTTTGTCCCGGAATTTTTGATGTGTCAGAGCCTTTTAATCCGACAACCCCACCAATAGACAGCAGCTCGTTTGCTTCGACAAAAACTTCTCAGCCTCAGACAAACATTTTGACACCGTATGTCCCTGGCGTAGATCGAACTCCTACTGCGAATAGATCCCCACAGCAACAAGATATCGAGACACCACTATCCAAAGTAGTAGATCACAATTCTGGTAATGAACCTTCTGCTTCTAAGAACAGTGAATTAGAGATCCCGCCACGTAACAGCAATCGCAATGCgaaagagatcaagaaacCCGTGTCTCCAGTACCGGCACTTGCAGCTTCTGAGGGTGTGCAAGTTCCCCGTGTAGTTTCCTTGAGCTCCGAGTACAAAGATGATCAGGAGGGCACAGATGAGGAGATCGGCATTGCCACTGTTGCGAGTTCACCTTTGAAAGGTGATGTAAAGTATGACGCGGGACTTCAGCGTCCTATTTCTACAGAGGATAGGGCGGCCAACCAAAGTGACCTCAAAGAAGCAGTAAGCATAAAAAAGCTTAATGATTTGCCGCCTGGCAAGGACGAAAGACTCACAGATGCAGCCACGCACAATTTTACCGAACAGCCAACTACGGACAATAGAGAACAAACGCTGGACAAAAATGTCATCAGTCATTTACGTTCGGAGCTAgagcatttgaagcttctaACCGAGGAGAAGGCAACAGAGGCTAGCACATATATCAGgcagcttgaagaacaagttCGAAAGCTAACTAGTGGGTCTGCCAACAATGCAGGAACTATCAATTTGCAAACTCGGCTCGACATTGTTGAAGCGGATCGTGACGGTTTACAAGACCATGTTAATGAAATGGAGCAACTTCTGGACGCAAAATTCTTGGAATTGGGGACTTTAAATGACATTATCAAACAGCAGAACGATAAGATTGATGGGCTCGCAAATGAAGCCTTATTAAAAGAGGAGCTCGAAACTTTAACACAGAAATTTGAGTCCCAAAGCAAAGAAAACCAGCTACTGAAACAaaaattgaaagaagcaaaCTCCAACAGCAGGCAAGAAATCAAACGTCTGTCCTCTCAGATAGAAGAATTGCTTTCAAGATGGGGTTCCAAAACTGCGGCTAAAAGCTCCGAGCATGGTGGCGATAACTCAGCCGGAGAACTGAAGTATGCGGGAAAAAGTCCTCATCATGACGCTGTAATTAACAGGTTACAGCAAAGGCTAGACGAATTACTGACAAGCAGTGATGATCTGAAGAGGTCTCACGAAAAGCTGGATGCCAACTATCAGGATTTAAAGCTGAAACACAGCACTTTGAGCGAAGAATTACTTACCAAGAAAAgtgagcttgaaaaattcgaagGTGACTATAAGGACACTTTGAGCTCTGCAACAAATACAAGCAGGGCTTTGGAAATGACACAGGAGGAGCTACAAAGGTATAAACAAGCGAATAAAAAACTGAAGGAAGAATTAGAGGAGATGATATATGCACGAGAATCCTCACTGGGAGATGTATCCAGCTCCATGGACAGCAAGGACGCAGCTGGAAACAATAGTGCACTAAGCCAGGACTCCAGCATGAAATTTGCTCGCTATAATATGAAAATTAATGACCTCAAGGCCGAATTATACATCATCAAGCAGGAAAGGGACAATTTGAAGGACGAAGTACTTGAActcaagaaaaaacagcTTGTAATGAACGATGAATGA
- a CDS encoding uncharacterized protein (ancestral locus Anc_5.90) yields the protein MTATRYVKHVSFDDLVPTLIDDQVEILKHSQKHAGFNNKFLHVPPQYNPLYQSDSEQPKKKQELFTQNRSGERRRSDEHDKLEKVLQFMSPHQTIRPSLSSPDVVDRSRSSSPLAHCRTNPRLPPPPKTPSLKWSAKRADEQERIIDWDIYDMDFATERKLTKETEKNTQSNSGSRDGYTQAAFANLNELEDRLGSKSKPAAKEGSGGRKKSFAGMTDKELAELEKFYESQSRSTASPTIDCYDFKEQDPFFIGKFDKKGGSQVADPLAAIYPSRPVVDHRAICVTIQHPTYDQYVHGLNTETKSRKPEESLAAIRSVSCYISGRRYTWSSVDWYVENCARDGDHLIIVTSIPFFEREIESSDYALNRRYFAESHGPEYGSFDEIDRGLRRVSTSSSETCKATTLGQVSKGFRIKAVHDEARQKCLNILNYYASRLQGIVMKITIEMIKCDSPEYAITKAAALYRPEIQIVSTVSTNLQIKFRNGRVKLPFFVMQHYPMSTAVVPYEFIDPRLLGESPRDMTDTLKERKEQIPRRNDRLVAIDSIILKSLRNPFAADVTTTKKYEEDNDSLVESVNEYFPMPPEQKRKYELFERMGYVRCLPTRQAVYIKNSNPTINEDDRRSTPFSTASNSRRSSRIQYDDGMYKVKSLIIDSSESSDDESDQKRHGSSIRKTRSMGPPARSGHVSPGLSPTTSDRKPHFNNVMHPTSSKSPEHASPASESKNKKDNKGREKKKTFGSFFRKVFK from the coding sequence ATGACAGCTACCAGGTATGTGAAGCATGTGTCGTTCGATGACCTGGTGCCAACACTGATAGATGACCAAGTTGAGATCCTGAAGCACAGCCAGAAACATGCCGGATTCAATAACAAGTTCCTTCACGTACCGCCACAGTACAATCCGTTGTACCAATCGGACTCTGAGcagccaaagaagaagcaagagTTGTTTACGCAAAATCGAAGCGGCGAGAGACGCAGATCAGACGAGCACGACAAGTTGGAGAAGGTGCTTCAGTTCATGTCCCCACATCAAACCATCAGACCTTCGCTGAGTAGTCCGGATGTGGTGGATCGGAGTAGAAGCAGCTCTCCCCTGGCGCACTGTAGAACAAATCCAAGACTGCCTCCACCTCCAAAGACTCCTTCGCTCAAGTGGTCTGCGAAAAGAGCGGACGAACAGGAGAGAATCATTGATTGGGATATCTATGACATGGACTTTGCAACTGAGAGGAAGCTGACGAAAGAGACCGAGAAAAATACCCAGTCAAATTCTGGGTCAAGGGATGGTTACACTCAGGCTGCATTTGCCAATTTGAACGAACTGGAAGATCGACTGGGCTCAAAATCGAAGCCAGCCGCTAAGGAAGGCAGTGGTGGGCGAAAAAAAAGCTTTGCAGGAATGACCGACAAAGAGCTGGCCGAGCTAGAAAAGTTTTATGAGTCTCAAAGCCGATCCACCGCATCGCCCACTATAGACTGCTACGATTTCAAGGAACAGGACCCTTTCTTTATCGGCAAGTTCGATAAGAAAGGCGGTTCACAGGTCGCTGATCCCCTGGCTGCCATCTATCCCTCAAGGCCTGTCGTAGATCACCGAGCGATATGTGTCACAATACAGCATCCTACATACGACCAGTATGTGCACGGTCTTAATACAGAAACCAAATCACGAAAGCCAGAAGAATCACTAGCCGCTATCCGAAGTGTCTCGTGCTACATCTCAGGCAGACGATACACATGGTCTTCCGTGGATTGGTATGTGGAAAACTGTGCTCGAGACGGCGACCACTTGATCATTGTCACGTCTATACCATTCTTCGAACGAGAAATAGAGTCTTCTGATTATGCCTTGAATAGAAGATATTTTGCTGAAAGTCATGGACCGGAATACGGGAGTTTCGACGAGATCGATAGAGGACTTAGACGAGTTTCAACGTCGTCCTCGGAAACTTGCAAGGCCACCACGCTTGGTCAAGTTTCAAAGGGGTTTCGAATAAAAGCTGTTCATGATGAAGCCCGGCAAAAGTGCCTAAATATCCTGAATTACTACGCTTCGAGGCTTCAAGGGATAGTAATGAAAATTACTATTGAGATGATAAAATGCGATTCACCGGAATATGCGATTACCAAAGCGGCAGCGCTGTACAGACCAGAAATACAGATAGTCAGTACCGTGAGCACAAATCTACAAATAAAGTTCAGGAACGGCAGAGTGAAGTTGCCATTTTTTGTGATGCAGCACTACCCAATGTCGACTGCCGTGGTACCGTACGAATTCATCGATCCAAGACTGCTGGGGGAATCGCCCAGAGACATGACTgatactttgaaagaaaggaAAGAACAAATCCCTCGACGCAATGACAGATTAGTCGCTATAGACAGTATCATACTCAAGTCTTTGCGCAATCCATTTGCGGCTGATGTTACTACGACCAAGAAGTACGAAGAAGATAATGATTCACTGGTTGAATCGGTGAATGAGTACTTTCCAATGCCACCAGAAcagaaaagaaaatatgAGCTATTCGAAAGAATGGGCTACGTTAGATGTTTACCTACTCGCCAAGCTGTTTACATTAAGAATAGTAATCCAACGATCAATGAGGATGACCGGAGGTCAACCCCTTTCAGTACCGCTAGCAActcgagaagaagctcaagaattCAGTATGATGACGGAATGTACAAAGTCAAATCGCTGATCATCGATTCATCGGAGTCATCCGATGACGAGAGCGACCAAAAGCGTCACGGTTCTTCAATCAGGAAAACAAGGTCCATGGGTCCGCCCGCCAGGTCAGGTCACGTATCGCCAGGATTATCGCCAACGACTTCTGACAGAAAACCGCATTTTAATAACGTGATGCATCCAACAAGCTCCAAGTCGCCAGAGCATGCTTCTCCGGCCAGCGAGAGCAAGAATAAGAAGGATAACAAGGGAagggagaagaagaaaacctTCGGGTCATTCTTCAGGAAAGTGTTCAAATGA
- a CDS encoding uncharacterized protein (ancestral locus Anc_5.89): protein MAERKGGNSSGWMDESGEKSNGYAVVPVSLFCEQYAVSKEVRKTFGLYNNGVRAISRTEFEQLKVGLKSCMAKRQREADALWQSKKRYSLAESLEGNTLGSGYSLNGSHTLILSSDMLHSDLEPHYSASRQGGNEMLVSEDNEETGGRRLETQMQMLASSAGSIVSVPEGSACTRIDSKRCFILLSETSYDRNSSPPLHD from the coding sequence atgGCGGAAAGAAAGGGAGGAAACTCGAGTGGCTGGATGGATGAGTCTGGAGAAAAGTCGAACGGTTACGCCGTGGTTCCTGTGTCTCTGTTCTGCGAGCAATATGCGGTCTCAAAAGAGGTTAGAAAGACGTTTGGGCTGTATAATAACGGCGTGAGAGCAATCAGCAGGACTGAGTTCGAACAGTTGAAGGTTGGTTTGAAATCTTGTATGGCGAAAAGGCAGCGAGAGGCGGACGCACTGTGGcagtcgaagaagagatacTCGCTGGCGGAGTCGCTGGAAGGCAATACACTGGGATCGGGCTATTCCCTCAACGGTTCACATACGCTTATATTGTCCTCAGATATGCTGCACAGCGACCTGGAACCGCACTATTCTGCGAGTCGACAAGGCGGCAACGAAATGCTGGTCTCTGAAGACAACGAGGAAACCGGGGGGAGGCGGCTCGAGACTCAGATGCAAATGCTGGCCTCCTCAGCTGGTTCAATAGTGTCTGTCCCAGAAGGTTCTGCCTGTACTCGTATCGATAGCAAGCGCTGCTTTATTCTCCTTTCGGAGACTTCCTATGATAGGAACAGCAGTCCTCCACTGCATGATTAG
- the TDA11 gene encoding Tda11p (ancestral locus Anc_5.87) yields the protein MNKFDEFIAATDKDLEVDTSTRVSSGSITLPAISSPGRRVSGGSISRKRDLHTHEGTKTYGQSRQTTPQRLSHQDHPLKYSEEQSFNVAIATRPGNGLSKRRSLIQPIVAPKTPEGHKKFNTSAPTTLMADRSYRPERNRSGSNASFRSSTADTDVMMSTLLQNLANKELEILDAKQRIEELKKQLASEDILYQERLKDLQELKEKVTNHFHKATNNNTSPTVDRVKKDLKGDEQAKKRQGHGSNHPVKDTVASNDVPARENRPSVWSKSLAIFNQFDQIIQNELERSLHWEEQSGTAAQQKGGQESDDEVRSGKQNEETISVTKSLWSFVSDMKYGLLGIEEESDSRQQNETFNDDELIRSELEGPNEPAVNDNKLKFVGGEMSAEEEEASKNVEMKDMPT from the coding sequence ATGAACAAGTTCGACGAGTTTATCGCAGCTACCGACAAAGATCTGGAGGTGGATACGAGCACACGAGTATCTTCGGGATCCATCACCCTGCCAGCCATATCATCTCCCGGTAGACGTGTTTCTGGAGGTTCTATATCTCGCAAAAGAGATTTGCATACGCATGAGGGCACAAAGACATATGGACAGTCGAGACAGACGACGCCGCAAAGGCTGAGCCACCAAGACCATCCACTAAAGTATTCCGAAGAGCAATCTTTCAATGTTGCTATTGCAACAAGGCCCGGCAACGGGTTGAGCAAAAGGCGATCGTTAATCCAACCAATAGTTGCGCCAAAGACACCAGAGGGCCATAAGAAGTTCAATACTAGTGCTCCTACGACGCTCATGGCTGATCGATCTTATCGCCCCGAAAGAAACAGGTCAGGAAGCAACGCAAGTTTTCGCTCTTCGACGGCGGATACCGATGTGATGATGAGCACTTTGCTGCAGAATCTGGCTAACAAGGAGCTAGAGATTCTTGATGCGAAACAgagaattgaagaactaAAGAAGCAACTAGCCTCAGAAGACATATTGTACCAGGAGCGGCTAAAGGACCTTCAAgagttgaaggagaaagTAACCAATCACTTTCATAAAGCAACAAACAACAACACCTCGCCTACAGTGGATAGAGTGAAAAAGGACCTCAAAGGGGATGAGCAAGCAAAGAAGCGTCAAGGACATGGCTCAAATCACCCTGTGAAGGATACAGTCGCATCAAACGACGTTCCCGCTAGAGAGAACAGGCCATCTGTTTGGAGCAAATCCTTAGCAATTTTCAACCAGTTTGATCAAATAATTCAAAATGAGCTAGAGCGCAGTTTGCATTGGGAGGAGCAGTCAGGTACGGCTGCTCAGCAAAAAGGAGGGCAAGAGAGCGATGACGAGGTACGAAGCGGAAAGCAGAATGAAGAAACGATCAGTGTCACGAAATCGCTGTGGAGTTTCGTAAGCGATATGAAATATGGATTGCTGGGAAtagaagaagaatcagatAGCCGGCAGCAAAACGAGACATTtaatgatgatgagttAATCAGGTCTGAACTTGAAGGACCCAATGAGCCTGCGGTAAACGATAACAAACTCAAGTTTGTTGGAGGCGAAATGAGCgccgaggaggaagaagcgAGCAAGAACGTTGAAATGAAGGATATGCCGACCTGA
- the PFK1 gene encoding 6-phosphofructokinase subunit alpha (ancestral locus Anc_5.85): MVALQEACYGVAFASVVTADEDKFKESIQFYHSLGFSTVKDFNKFKHGENLILSSGTSQDSLKEAWLEAFKLSEIDECGFRVPQQEAKNKQQSGGALVKIRLVMHEPSKEKNRDDCVVTYFTTELDQVLEKFPEAEKVSDSVVFIRDPLGNRIGFSSLASPLDERPTSREFFLNDGVVDAQAANGSQPVDALRQTLAAGERRKKIAVMTSGGDSPGMNAAVRAVVRTGIHYGCDVFAVYEGYEGLLKGGEYLRQMKWEDVRGWLSEGGTLIGTARSMEFRERWGRKQAAGNLISQGIDALIVCGGDGSLTGADLFRSEWPSLVEELVKDGKFTQEQVEPYKSLTIVGLVGSIDNDMAGTDSTIGAYSALERIVEMVDYIDETAKSHSRAFVVEVMGRHCGWLALMAGIATGADYIFIPERAVPHGKWQEELKEVCQRHRNKGRRNNTVIVAEGALDDQLNPVTADDVKNALLDLGLDTKVTILGHVQRGGTAVAHDRWLATLQGVDSVKAVLEMTPQTPSPLIGILENKIIRMPLVESVKMTKSVATAIGNKDFDKAISLRDTEFIELYENFISTTVKDDGAEMLPVDERLNIGIVHVGAPSAALNAATRAATLYCVSRGHKPLAILNGFSGLIQTGQIKELSWIDVENWHNLGGSEIGTNRSVAADDMGTVAYYFQKAKLDGLIIIGGFEGFNSLNQLRDSRKEYPIFNIPMVLIPSTISNNVPGTEYSLGVDTCLNSLVKYTDEIKQSASATRRRVFVCEVQGGHSGFIASFTGLITGAVSVYTPEDKITLSTIREDLALLKENFRHDKGENRNGKLVIRNEQASSVYSTELLANIISESSDGRFGVRTAVPGHVQQGGFPSSKDRVTASRFAVKCIKFIEQWNKKDIALDQNAGDEKVLRFKYDLHGAKVSTVDNEDNSAAVICVNGSKVSFKPIARLWECETNVALRKGHEVHWTEFSRIGDILSGRLKLRAEVEASNSR; this comes from the coding sequence aTGGTGGCCCTTCAAGAAGCGTGCTACGGTGTAGCATTTGCGTCGGTGGTTACTGCTGATGAGGATAAGTTTAAAGAGAGCATCCAGTTTTATCACTCGCTGGGTTTCTCTACGGTGAAGGATTTCAACAAGTTCAAGCATGGAGAGAATCTAATTCTGTCGTCAGGCACTTCACAggactctttgaaggaagCTTGGTTGGAAGCGTTCAAATTGAGCGAAATCGATGAGTGTGGGTTCCGCGTCCCACAGCAAGAGGCAAAGAACAAGCAGCAGAGCGGTGGGGCTCTGGTTAAGATTCGTCTTGTTATGCATGAGCCCAGCAAGGAGAAGAACAGAGATGACTGTGTGGTGACGTATTTCACGACTGAGCTGGACCAAGTGTTGGAGAAGTTTCCGGAGGCCGAGAAGGTGTCTGACAGTGTGGTGTTCATCAGAGACCCTCTTGGGAACCGGATTGGATTCAGTAGCTTGGCGTCTCCGCTGGATGAGCGACCAACCAGCAGGGAGTTCTTTTTAAACGACGGTGTCGTGGACGCCCAGGCGGCTAATGGGAGCCAGCCAGTGGACGCTCTAAGACAGACTTTGGCTGCCGGCgagagaaggaagaaaatcgCCGTGATGACCTCTGGTGGTGACTCGCCCGGCATGAACGCTGCCGTCCGTGCTGTGGTTCGTACGGGTATCCACTACGGTTGCGACGTTTTTGCCGTTTACGAGGGTTACGAAGGTTTGCTGAAGGGCGGCGAGTATTTGAGACAGATGAAATGGGAAGACGTTAGAGGTTGGCTGAGCGAGGGCGGTACTTTGATTGGTACTGCTCGTTCCATGGAGTTTAGAGAACGCTGGGGTCGTAAGCAAGCTGCCGGTAACCTGATCTCTCAAGGCATCGATGCGTTGATTGTGTGCGGTGGTGACGGTTCGCTGACAGGTGCGGATCTTTTCAGATCGGAATGGCCCTCCTTAGTCGAGGAGCTTGTCAAGGACGGCAAGTTCACCCAAGAGCAGGTCGAGCCATACAAGAGTTTGACTATTGTCGGTCTTGTGGGATCCATCGATAACGATATGGCTGGTACTGATTCGACTATAGGCGCTTACTCTGCGTTGGAGAGAATCGTCGAAATGGTGGACTACATCGATGAAACCGCCAAGTCGCACTCTCGTGCCTTCGTTGTGGAGGTCATGGGCAGACACTGTGGTTGGTTGGCTCTGATGGCAGGTATCGCAACCGGTGCGGACTACATCTTCATTCCTGAGAGAGCCGTTCCACATGGCAAATGgcaggaagaattgaagGAAGTTTGTCAAAGACACAGAAACAAGGGTAGAAGAAACAACACAGTTATTGTTGCTGAAGGTGCTCttgatgatcaattgaacCCTGTGACGGCAGATGACGTCAAAAACGCTTTGCTCGACCTCGGTTTGGACACTAAAGTTACTATTCTAGGTCACGTTCAAAGAGGTGGTACTGCTGTTGCCCATGACAGATGGTTGGCTACCTTGCAAGGTGTTGACTCTGTGAAGGCAGTTTTGGAGATGACCCCACAGACACCATCCCCATTGATTGGTATTCTGGagaacaagatcatcagaATGCCATTGGTTGAATCCGTCAAGATGACTAAATCTGTGGCTACCGCTATTGGGAACAAAGACTTCGACAAGGCCATTTCTCTAAGGGACACGGAATTCATCGAACTGTATGAAAACTTCATATCCACCACTGTTAAGGACGATGGTGCTGAGATGCTGCCTGTGGATGAAAGATTGAACATTGGTATTGTTCACGTCGGTGCTCCTTCCGCTGCTTTGAATGCCGCCACCCGTGCTGCCACTTTGTACTGTGTTTCTCGAGGTCACAAGCCATTGGCTATTCTAAACGGCTTCAGCGGTTTGATCCAAACTGGTCAAATCAAGGAATTGTCATGGATCGATGTCGAGAACTGGCACAACCTTGGTGGTTCTGAAATTGGTACTAACAGATCcgttgctgctgatgaCATGGGTACCGTTGCTTATTATTTCCAAAAGGCCAAATTAGACGGtttgatcatcatcggTGGTTTTGAAGGTTTCAACTCCTTGAATCAGCTCCGTGACAGCAGAAAGGAATATCCGATCTTCAACATCCCAATGGTTTTAATTCCTTCTACTATCTCTAATAATGTCCCCGGCACTGAATATTCGCTGGGTGTTGACACATGTTTGAACTCATTGGTCAAATACACCGATGAAATCAAACAAAGTGCCTCCGCTACGAGGAGGAGAGTCTTCGTGTGTGAGGTGCAAGGTGGCCACTCCGGTTTCATTGCCTCTTTCACCGGTTTGATTACTGGTGCTGTCTCTGTGTACACACCTGAGGACAAGATTACTTTATCCACAATCAGGGAGGACCTGGCattgctgaaggagaactTCCGTCACGACAAGGGTGAAAACCGTAACGGTAAGTTGGTAATTAGAAATGAACAAGCTTCCAGTGTTTACAGCACAGAACTGTTAGCCAACATAATTTCAGAATCCAGTGACGGCAGATTCGGCGTTAGAACCGCTGTCCCCGGTCATGTTCAACAAGGTGGTTTCCCAAGCTCCAAAGACCGTGTGACCGCATCGAGATTTGCCGTCAAATGTATCAAATTCATTGAACAATGGAACAAGAAGGACATTGCTCTCGACCAAAACGCCGGCGACGAGAAAGTGCTAAGATTCAAATACGACTTGCATGGAGCTAAGGTCTCGACCGTTGACAACGAGGACAACTCTGCTGCCGTCATCTGTGTCAACGGATCCAAGGTCTCCTTCAAGCCAATCGCCCGCTTGTGGGAGTGCGAGACAAACGTCGCGCTGAGAAAGGGACACGAAGTTCACTGGACCGAGTTCAGCAGAATCGGTGACATTCTATCCGGCAGACTCAAGTTGAGAGCCGAAGTGGAAGCTTCAAACAGCCGTTGA